One part of the Thermococcus radiotolerans genome encodes these proteins:
- a CDS encoding energy-coupling factor transporter transmembrane component T family protein, whose amino-acid sequence MIYPFYFEKDSILHCLDPRVKIIGTIAGIAAIMLYNDPIFLIPLFFMTLIAMRVLGKIEIREGLRLLKPLIPIVIITLIIWPLIYKPRLQGLLFGLSFSMRLLTFALLTFMLLMTTTQRDLILGFVRLGMPYEFGLTISIALRYIPTLYILTSNIMDAQKSRGWEVEKGNFLLRMKRMSAVLIPLLVASLKTAHELSIALESRALGATKKRTFLYDIEMKGRDYAAMVVILILFGLALYVRYGLGLGHVSIYG is encoded by the coding sequence ATGATATACCCGTTCTACTTCGAGAAGGACTCCATCCTCCACTGCCTCGACCCGAGGGTCAAGATAATCGGGACCATAGCCGGAATAGCGGCGATAATGCTCTACAACGACCCGATTTTCCTGATTCCGTTGTTCTTCATGACGCTCATCGCCATGAGGGTGCTCGGAAAGATTGAAATCCGGGAAGGGCTCCGCCTCCTGAAGCCCCTCATCCCCATAGTCATTATAACGCTCATAATATGGCCCCTGATATACAAGCCGAGGCTTCAGGGGCTTCTCTTTGGCCTCTCCTTCTCGATGCGCCTGCTGACCTTCGCCCTGTTGACGTTCATGCTGCTGATGACGACGACCCAACGCGACCTCATCCTCGGCTTCGTCAGGCTCGGCATGCCCTACGAGTTCGGTCTGACGATCTCCATAGCGCTCCGCTACATCCCAACGCTCTACATACTTACGAGCAACATCATGGACGCCCAGAAGAGCCGCGGCTGGGAAGTCGAGAAGGGGAATTTCCTCCTCAGGATGAAGAGGATGAGCGCAGTCCTAATCCCCCTTCTCGTGGCGTCCCTGAAGACCGCCCACGAGCTGAGCATAGCCCTCGAGAGCCGCGCCCTCGGCGCCACCAAGAAGAGGACGTTTCTCTACGATATCGAGATGAAGGGCAGGGATTACGCGGCCATGGTGGTCATCCTGATCCTCTTTGGACTGGCGCTCTACGTTCGCTACGGCCTGGGACTCGGCCACGTTAGCATATACGGCTAG
- a CDS encoding DUF63 family protein: MLESLWNEVWGFIYKYFWEPMFTRSGYNPINTLVYAFMLGFGAIYTYRYILKPLKIKIDRTLFIAVTLMVVFGSTVRALVDGGILPQNPLILTPGIFFTTFFIMLPAIVIDAKLKTYPKLTLGWGAVLALWANYLLVTHAKSWEPYGLTLLHTFVSWVPALLVYKYRPFDRLYLYAVLAHLYDMGSTVVAIHFYGYREVHWLENILVQHFGAYFYYPWITIILVAVYYGLQKLVPDEEERRLWYLMVYVLGLGPAIRDPAQLVLQIGG; the protein is encoded by the coding sequence ATGCTGGAATCACTGTGGAACGAGGTCTGGGGTTTCATCTACAAGTACTTCTGGGAGCCGATGTTCACCAGGAGCGGCTACAACCCAATAAACACCCTCGTGTACGCGTTCATGCTCGGCTTCGGAGCCATATATACATATAGGTATATACTGAAACCCCTCAAGATAAAAATCGACAGGACGCTCTTCATCGCGGTCACCCTGATGGTTGTCTTCGGCTCCACGGTGAGGGCCCTCGTCGATGGGGGCATACTCCCCCAGAATCCCCTGATACTTACCCCCGGAATCTTCTTCACGACGTTCTTCATAATGCTCCCCGCGATAGTGATAGACGCAAAGCTGAAGACGTATCCAAAGCTAACCCTTGGATGGGGAGCCGTGCTCGCCCTCTGGGCCAACTACCTCCTCGTGACCCACGCCAAGAGCTGGGAGCCCTACGGGCTGACGCTCCTTCACACCTTTGTATCGTGGGTTCCGGCGCTACTGGTATACAAGTACAGGCCCTTCGACAGGCTCTACCTCTACGCGGTTTTAGCGCACCTCTACGACATGGGCTCAACGGTCGTTGCCATACACTTCTACGGCTACCGCGAGGTTCACTGGCTGGAGAACATCCTAGTTCAGCACTTCGGGGCGTACTTCTACTACCCCTGGATAACCATCATCCTCGTTGCTGTCTACTACGGCCTCCAGAAGCTGGTTCCAGACGAAGAAGAGAGGCGCCTGTGGTATCTCATGGTCTACGTTCTCGGCCTGGGGCCGGCCATAAGGGACCCGGCCCAGCTGGTGCTCCAGATAGGGGGCTGA
- a CDS encoding pyrolysin: MLFSLVAVLGPPSVSAKPLTSYNVLILKNSDAWGSPSVEKTLTNMSIPYDVMTSTELQNKTAQDLIGTYDMIIIVSDQRQQFYNEIDPQMGKLEEYVKAGKVLEIHAANWGWSGGRWLNPLPGGAEIQRSYSTRDYVIANNTTLISSYASHGYFTGLPANAEIITVQAPSGTPDNTKPSTAIYTLGSGKVFVTGLTIEYSVARKGPEWEAFYKEIIMNNLGYSSMIPTPEAPVQKGINVMLFNFYYYIQYHRNLDKYNTLYGEAVDGGMDNETLGLATVQNDTAADYYANASQYGPVVANFPRIYIFIDLRKAALHQKQAVGILEEGMADW; this comes from the coding sequence ATGCTGTTCAGTTTGGTGGCGGTGCTGGGACCCCCGTCGGTTTCCGCAAAGCCCCTAACGAGTTACAACGTACTGATTCTAAAGAACTCTGACGCATGGGGCTCGCCCAGCGTTGAAAAAACCCTCACAAACATGAGTATACCCTACGACGTCATGACGAGCACTGAGCTCCAGAACAAAACGGCTCAGGACCTCATAGGCACCTACGACATGATTATCATCGTCAGCGACCAGAGGCAGCAGTTCTACAACGAGATAGACCCGCAGATGGGCAAACTGGAGGAGTACGTGAAGGCCGGGAAGGTTCTCGAAATCCACGCCGCCAACTGGGGCTGGAGCGGAGGCCGCTGGTTAAACCCCTTGCCCGGAGGAGCGGAGATACAGAGGAGCTACTCAACCCGCGACTACGTAATAGCCAACAACACGACGCTCATCAGCAGCTACGCAAGCCACGGTTACTTCACTGGTCTTCCGGCGAACGCCGAGATAATCACAGTCCAGGCACCCAGTGGGACCCCCGACAACACCAAGCCAAGCACCGCGATATACACCCTGGGAAGCGGCAAGGTCTTCGTTACCGGCCTGACCATTGAGTACAGCGTCGCAAGGAAGGGACCCGAATGGGAAGCGTTCTACAAGGAGATTATTATGAACAACCTCGGTTACTCATCGATGATACCCACCCCTGAGGCGCCGGTTCAAAAGGGAATAAACGTGATGCTCTTCAACTTCTACTACTACATCCAGTACCACAGGAACCTCGACAAATACAACACCCTCTACGGAGAGGCCGTCGACGGCGGAATGGACAACGAAACCCTCGGGCTGGCGACCGTACAGAACGACACCGCGGCTGACTACTACGCCAACGCGAGCCAGTACGGACCGGTTGTTGCGAACTTCCCGAGGATCTACATCTTCATAGACCTGAGAAAGGCAGCGCTTCACCAGAAGCAGGCAGTGGGAATACTTGAAGAGGGAATGGCCGACTGGTGA
- a CDS encoding energy-coupling factor ABC transporter ATP-binding protein, translating into MIRVKNLWHVYENGKEALRGVDFEMGEEIVALVGQNGSGKTTLAKHLNGLLKPTRGEVVIDGMDTREHTVAELSRVVGYVFQNPEHMFFEEDVFKEVAFGPKNLGLSEEEVEERVRWALKVVHLDGYERRTPYSLSGGEKQRLAIACVLAMKPKYLILDEPTTGLDARSAAGVVETIRELRRDGHGILLITHDMDLVLELAERVLLLHEGRKVFDGSVREFFSLELHDYGLEKPELLRISERLGIGFVRSASEVINALAGGSR; encoded by the coding sequence ATGATCCGGGTTAAAAATCTTTGGCACGTCTACGAGAATGGCAAGGAGGCCCTGAGGGGCGTAGACTTTGAGATGGGCGAGGAGATAGTGGCGCTGGTGGGGCAGAACGGGAGCGGAAAGACAACGCTAGCGAAGCATCTGAACGGCCTTCTGAAGCCCACCAGGGGAGAGGTCGTGATTGACGGAATGGACACGAGGGAGCACACCGTCGCCGAGCTCTCGCGCGTCGTCGGCTACGTCTTTCAGAACCCGGAACACATGTTCTTCGAGGAGGACGTCTTCAAGGAGGTGGCCTTCGGGCCGAAGAACCTCGGCCTGAGCGAGGAAGAGGTCGAGGAGCGCGTTCGGTGGGCGCTGAAGGTTGTTCATCTAGACGGCTACGAGAGGAGAACCCCCTACTCCCTGAGCGGCGGTGAGAAGCAGAGACTGGCGATAGCCTGCGTTCTGGCGATGAAGCCGAAGTACCTGATACTCGACGAACCAACGACCGGATTGGACGCCAGGAGCGCCGCGGGAGTCGTCGAGACGATACGCGAGCTCAGGAGGGACGGTCACGGGATACTGCTCATAACCCACGACATGGACCTGGTTCTGGAGCTGGCCGAGAGGGTTTTGCTCCTCCATGAGGGGAGGAAGGTTTTCGACGGTTCCGTAAGGGAGTTCTTCTCGCTCGAACTCCACGACTACGGACTTGAAAAGCCGGAGCTCCTCAGAATAAGCGAGAGGCTCGGAATAGGGTTTGTTAGGAGTGCCTCAGAGGTTATAAACGCCCTGGCGGGTGGTTCGCGATGA
- a CDS encoding biotin transporter BioY has protein sequence MRGRDVAFAALFAALTAVGAQISIPIGPVPITLQVLVVLLSGLILGARLGFLSQLVYVAMGAVGLPVFANLQGGFAVLYGPTGGYIVAFPIAAFIAGYMAEKTGGKTGMIGGSLVGIAVIYLLGWLRLGLFLGGDFHKALLIGVLPFVPLDIGKAALAALIADRVKKATDLG, from the coding sequence ATGAGGGGCAGGGATGTAGCATTCGCGGCGCTCTTTGCGGCCCTAACCGCCGTTGGCGCTCAAATAAGCATTCCGATAGGGCCCGTCCCGATAACGCTTCAGGTTCTGGTCGTTCTCCTGAGCGGGCTAATTCTCGGGGCGAGGCTCGGCTTTCTGAGCCAGCTTGTTTACGTGGCTATGGGCGCGGTGGGACTCCCCGTGTTCGCCAACCTTCAGGGCGGGTTTGCGGTGCTCTACGGACCGACCGGGGGATACATAGTCGCCTTCCCGATAGCGGCGTTCATAGCTGGATACATGGCCGAAAAGACTGGAGGAAAAACTGGCATGATTGGAGGCTCCCTGGTGGGAATTGCCGTGATATACCTCCTCGGCTGGCTGAGGCTCGGCCTCTTCCTCGGAGGGGACTTCCACAAGGCACTCCTCATCGGGGTGCTACCGTTCGTTCCACTGGATATTGGTAAGGCTGCCCTGGCGGCTCTGATAGCCGACAGGGTGAAAAAAGCAACGGATTTGGGATGA